From Streptomyces cyaneogriseus subsp. noncyanogenus, the proteins below share one genomic window:
- a CDS encoding ROK family transcriptional regulator — MAGTAGSPGTPSVLRAMNDRAALDLLVAHGPLTRTRIGELTGLSKPTTSQILGRLEAAGLVRTTGSQTGRPGPNALLYEVRPDSAHVAALSADPTGITAVVADITGAERGRCRIEADAVAEDVRHRTAQLVAEATGGALRQAGLGPDDLTATVIGTPGAIDPRTGRLRYAPHLPGWHSRALRTELAEVLGTPVSIENDVNLAAIAEQYQGAAQDHDDFVLAYVDEGVGAAIVLGGTLLRGATGGAGEIGYMPLPGAPLARGGADVIAREDAGGGFQSLVAASAVRRLAGTEDLAEALADATVLDEVARRLATGLAAVVAVVDPELVVLSGQVAQAGGEALRARVEEELTGLALPRPLLRISDLEGDPILTGALRTALTQARDTVFDTSNA; from the coding sequence ATGGCCGGTACGGCGGGTTCCCCCGGCACCCCGAGCGTGCTGCGCGCCATGAACGACCGCGCCGCGCTCGACCTGCTCGTCGCCCACGGACCGCTCACCCGCACCCGGATCGGTGAGCTGACCGGCCTGTCCAAGCCGACGACCTCGCAGATCCTGGGCCGTCTGGAGGCGGCCGGACTGGTGCGGACCACCGGCAGCCAGACCGGCCGCCCCGGCCCCAACGCGCTCCTGTACGAGGTCCGCCCCGACAGCGCCCATGTCGCCGCCCTGTCCGCCGACCCGACCGGCATCACCGCCGTCGTCGCCGACATCACCGGCGCCGAGCGCGGCCGCTGCCGCATCGAGGCCGACGCCGTCGCCGAGGACGTGCGCCACCGCACCGCCCAGCTCGTCGCCGAGGCCACCGGCGGCGCCCTGCGGCAGGCCGGGCTCGGCCCGGACGACCTGACCGCCACCGTCATCGGCACCCCCGGCGCCATCGACCCGCGCACCGGCCGGCTGCGTTACGCCCCGCACCTGCCGGGATGGCATTCGCGTGCCCTGCGCACCGAGCTGGCGGAGGTGCTCGGCACCCCCGTCTCCATCGAGAACGACGTCAACCTCGCCGCGATCGCCGAGCAGTACCAGGGCGCCGCCCAGGACCACGACGACTTCGTCCTCGCCTACGTCGACGAGGGCGTCGGCGCCGCCATCGTGCTCGGCGGCACACTGCTGCGCGGCGCCACCGGCGGCGCCGGCGAGATCGGCTACATGCCGCTGCCCGGCGCCCCGCTGGCCCGCGGCGGCGCCGACGTCATCGCCCGCGAGGACGCGGGAGGCGGCTTCCAGAGCCTGGTCGCCGCGTCGGCGGTCCGCCGACTGGCCGGCACCGAGGACCTGGCCGAGGCGCTGGCCGACGCCACCGTGCTCGACGAGGTGGCCCGGCGCCTGGCCACCGGACTCGCCGCCGTGGTCGCCGTCGTCGACCCCGAACTCGTCGTCCTGTCCGGGCAGGTCGCCCAGGCCGGCGGCGAGGCCCTGCGCGCCCGGGTGGAGGAGGAGCTCACCGGGCTCGCCCTGCCCCGGCCGCTGCTGCGCATCAGTGACCTGGAGGGCGACCCCATCCTCACCGGCGCGCTGCGCACCGCCCTCACCCAGGCCCGCGACACCGTGTTCGACACGAGCAACGCCTGA
- a CDS encoding carbohydrate ABC transporter permease, with protein MALTLSGPARRRLRTLGFLSPWLIGFGVFFAYPLIATVYFSFMHYNQIKAPTFVGLRNWKYVFQDMPLFGPALWNTLWLVVVMVALRVVFGLSLGLLVTKIKSGVGFFRTAFYLPYLAPPVAATVAFVFLLNPATGPVNEVLSHIGLTGPNWFNDPSWAKPSLVMLSLWGIGDLMVVFMAALLDVPKEQYEAAELDGAGAWSRFRYVTWPSITPIVMFAVVTGVVQTMQYYTQALVAGKIASGVSIGPGSVIQPGYPDHSTLTVPQLVYSMGFQNFNTGAACVLSLVLFAIAMAVTMLLMRKRSGLLAAED; from the coding sequence ATGGCACTCACCCTCTCCGGTCCCGCGCGCCGCAGACTGCGCACGCTGGGCTTCCTCTCCCCCTGGCTGATCGGGTTCGGCGTCTTCTTCGCCTATCCGCTGATCGCCACGGTCTATTTCTCGTTCATGCACTACAACCAGATCAAGGCGCCCACCTTCGTGGGGCTGCGGAACTGGAAGTACGTGTTCCAGGACATGCCGCTGTTCGGGCCCGCCCTGTGGAACACCCTGTGGCTGGTCGTGGTGATGGTGGCCCTGCGCGTCGTCTTCGGACTGTCGCTGGGACTGCTGGTGACAAAGATCAAGTCGGGTGTGGGCTTCTTCCGCACCGCCTTCTACCTGCCGTACCTGGCGCCGCCGGTGGCCGCGACGGTCGCCTTCGTCTTCCTGCTCAACCCCGCCACCGGCCCGGTGAACGAGGTCCTCTCCCACATCGGCCTCACCGGCCCCAACTGGTTCAACGACCCCTCGTGGGCCAAGCCGTCCCTGGTGATGCTCTCGCTGTGGGGCATCGGCGACCTCATGGTCGTCTTCATGGCCGCCCTCCTGGACGTGCCGAAGGAGCAGTACGAGGCGGCGGAGCTCGACGGCGCCGGCGCCTGGTCCCGGTTCCGGTACGTGACCTGGCCGTCCATCACGCCGATCGTGATGTTCGCCGTCGTCACCGGCGTGGTGCAGACCATGCAGTACTACACGCAGGCCCTGGTCGCCGGGAAGATCGCCTCCGGGGTCTCCATCGGACCCGGCTCGGTGATCCAGCCCGGCTACCCGGACCACTCGACCCTCACGGTCCCCCAGCTCGTCTACTCGATGGGCTTCCAGAACTTCAACACCGGCGCGGCGTGCGTCCTCTCGCTCGTCCTGTTCGCCATCGCCATGGCCGTGACCATGCTGCTCATGCGCAAGCGCTCGGGCCTGCTCGCGGCGGAGGACTGA
- a CDS encoding ABC-F family ATP-binding cassette domain-containing protein: MTATLVAKDLAAGHGDRSLFAGLDLVVAPGDVIGLVGANGAGKSTLLRMLAGLTAPEQGEVRLSPPAATVGHLPQEPERRPGETVRAFLARRTGVADAQRAMDQATQALVDGAPGADDAYATSLERWLALGGADLDERAEEVAGTLGLAVDLDQPMTSLSGGQAARAGLASLLLSRYDVFLLDEPTNDLDLDGLDRLERFVSGLRAGTVVVSHDREFLARTVTKVLELDLAQGRINLYGGGYEGYLEERETARRHAREDYEEYADKKAALEERARTQRAWMDKGVKNARRKAGDNDKVGRKFRSEASEKQAAKARQTQRLIERLDAVEEPRKEWELRMEIAAAPRSGAVVATLRDAEVRRAGFTLGPVSLQIDWADRVAVTGANGAGKSTLLGALLGRVPLDAGHAALGSGVLLGEVDQARALFHGSESLLDAFRAAVPDTEPVEVRTLLAKFGLKTDHILRPAAGLSPGERTRAALALLQGRGVNLLVLDEPTNHLDLPAIEQLESALDAYEGTLLLVTHDRRMLDAVRVTRRLEVADGKVTER; this comes from the coding sequence ATGACTGCCACCCTCGTCGCCAAGGACCTCGCCGCCGGCCACGGCGACCGCTCCCTGTTCGCCGGCCTCGACCTCGTCGTCGCGCCCGGCGACGTGATCGGCCTGGTCGGCGCCAACGGCGCCGGCAAGTCCACGCTGCTGCGGATGCTCGCCGGGCTGACCGCGCCGGAACAGGGCGAGGTCCGGCTGTCCCCGCCGGCCGCGACCGTCGGGCACCTGCCCCAGGAGCCGGAGCGCCGCCCGGGCGAGACCGTCCGGGCCTTCCTGGCCCGCCGCACGGGCGTCGCCGACGCCCAGCGCGCGATGGACCAGGCCACCCAGGCGCTGGTCGACGGCGCCCCCGGTGCCGACGACGCCTACGCCACCAGCCTGGAGCGGTGGCTCGCGCTCGGCGGCGCCGACCTGGACGAGCGCGCGGAGGAGGTGGCCGGCACCCTCGGCCTGGCGGTCGATCTGGACCAGCCGATGACCTCGCTCTCCGGCGGCCAGGCCGCCCGGGCCGGCCTGGCCTCCCTCCTGCTCTCCCGCTACGACGTCTTCCTCCTCGACGAGCCGACCAACGACCTGGACCTGGACGGCCTGGACCGCCTGGAACGCTTCGTGTCCGGCCTGCGCGCGGGCACGGTCGTCGTCAGCCACGACCGCGAGTTCCTGGCCCGCACCGTCACCAAGGTCCTCGAACTCGACCTCGCCCAGGGGCGGATCAACCTCTACGGCGGCGGCTACGAGGGCTACCTGGAGGAGCGGGAGACCGCCCGGCGGCACGCCCGTGAGGACTACGAGGAGTACGCCGACAAGAAGGCGGCCCTGGAGGAGCGGGCGCGGACGCAGCGCGCCTGGATGGACAAGGGTGTCAAGAACGCCCGGCGCAAGGCGGGTGACAACGACAAGGTCGGTCGCAAGTTCCGCAGCGAGGCCAGTGAGAAGCAGGCCGCCAAGGCCCGTCAGACCCAGCGGCTGATCGAGCGCCTGGACGCCGTCGAGGAGCCCCGCAAGGAGTGGGAGCTGCGGATGGAGATCGCGGCGGCCCCGCGCTCGGGAGCGGTCGTCGCCACCCTCCGGGACGCCGAGGTGCGGCGCGCCGGCTTCACCCTCGGACCGGTGTCCCTCCAGATCGACTGGGCGGACCGGGTGGCCGTCACCGGGGCCAACGGGGCGGGCAAGTCCACCCTGCTCGGCGCTCTCCTCGGCCGGGTCCCCCTGGACGCCGGGCACGCCGCGCTCGGCTCGGGCGTCCTCCTGGGCGAGGTGGACCAGGCCCGCGCCCTGTTCCACGGGTCCGAGTCGCTGCTGGACGCCTTCCGCGCCGCGGTCCCGGACACCGAACCGGTCGAGGTCCGCACGCTGCTGGCCAAGTTCGGCCTCAAGACGGACCACATCCTGCGCCCGGCCGCCGGCCTCTCCCCGGGGGAGCGCACCCGCGCCGCCCTCGCCCTGCTCCAGGGCCGGGGCGTCAATCTGCTGGTGCTGGACGAGCCGACCAACCACCTCGACCTGCCGGCGATCGAGCAGCTCGAGTCGGCCCTGGACGCCTACGAGGGCACCCTGCTGCTGGTCACCCACGACCGTCGGATGCTGGACGCGGTCCGCGTGACCCGCCGCCTGGAGGTCGCCGACGGCAAGGTGACGGAACGCTAG
- a CDS encoding LLM class flavin-dependent oxidoreductase, whose product MTTVRIGVMYDRDWAPEGLPGFAREAEALGVDDLWVVEDLGWNGGVSAAAVALGVTERLRVGIGITPAPLRSPALLAMELATLARVFPGRLVAGIGHGVREWMVAVGAAPRSPLALLEETIGSVRALLRGERVELEGREVRLDGVQLVHPPVEPPPVVAGVVRPRSLELSGRVADGTVIAEGHGPREVESARALAEKGGAGPGHTLTVLAFCCVGDDPQQVQETLRPQVEGQGAWLGRPAEEVFTVSGRAGEAADRIRELAAAGADTVVLRMAGAEPVRQLGRVLEALGR is encoded by the coding sequence ATGACGACGGTACGGATCGGCGTGATGTACGACCGCGACTGGGCCCCGGAAGGGCTGCCCGGGTTCGCGCGGGAGGCCGAGGCGCTCGGGGTGGACGACCTCTGGGTGGTCGAGGACCTCGGGTGGAACGGAGGTGTGTCCGCCGCGGCCGTGGCGCTGGGGGTGACGGAGCGGCTGCGGGTGGGCATCGGGATCACCCCCGCGCCGCTGCGCAGTCCGGCCCTGCTGGCGATGGAACTGGCCACCCTGGCCAGGGTGTTCCCGGGCCGGCTGGTGGCCGGGATCGGGCACGGGGTGCGGGAGTGGATGGTCGCGGTCGGTGCCGCGCCGCGCTCGCCGCTCGCCCTGCTGGAGGAGACGATCGGTTCGGTCCGTGCCCTGCTGCGCGGGGAGCGGGTCGAGCTGGAGGGCCGGGAAGTACGGTTGGACGGCGTCCAGTTGGTGCATCCGCCCGTCGAACCGCCGCCGGTGGTCGCGGGTGTGGTGCGGCCCCGCTCCCTGGAGCTGTCCGGGCGGGTCGCGGACGGCACGGTGATCGCCGAGGGGCACGGGCCCCGTGAGGTCGAGTCGGCCCGGGCGCTGGCCGAAAAGGGCGGGGCCGGTCCCGGCCACACCCTGACGGTGCTTGCCTTCTGCTGCGTGGGCGACGATCCGCAGCAGGTCCAGGAGACGCTGCGGCCCCAGGTGGAGGGCCAGGGCGCCTGGCTCGGGCGCCCGGCGGAGGAGGTGTTCACCGTCTCCGGCCGGGCCGGGGAAGCCGCCGACCGGATCCGCGAACTGGCGGCGGCCGGAGCGGACACGGTCGTCCTGCGGATGGCCGGTGCGGAGCCGGTGCGGCAGCTCGGCCGCGTGCTGGAGGCCCTCGGCCGCTGA
- a CDS encoding carbohydrate ABC transporter permease: MTSTTPITAPAVAAERERESGPARRRARRRRVLHWIAVHSVAVAVALLFVLPFVFVFLTSVMSDDQAMSGDLWPHAWHWENYTTVFRTDGFLDWWKNSLIYAGLGTLFTVCSAIPVAYALAKFRFRGRRTAMILVISTMMLPPQVIVIPMYLVWAQQFHLSGTLWPLIIPMAFGDAYSIFLLRQFLLTIPKEYIESAKVDGCGELRTLLRIVVPMAKPGIAAIALFQFFYCWNDYFGPQIYAAQNPASWTLSYGLESFKSAHSVNWNLTMAATLLVMAPVCIVFFFAQKAFVEGVTLTGVKG; this comes from the coding sequence ATGACCTCTACGACACCGATCACGGCCCCCGCCGTCGCCGCCGAGCGTGAGCGCGAAAGCGGCCCGGCCCGCCGGCGCGCCCGCCGCCGGCGGGTCCTGCACTGGATCGCCGTGCACAGCGTCGCCGTCGCGGTGGCCCTGCTGTTCGTCCTGCCGTTCGTGTTCGTCTTCCTGACGTCCGTGATGAGCGACGACCAGGCGATGAGCGGCGACCTGTGGCCGCACGCGTGGCACTGGGAGAACTACACGACCGTCTTCCGCACGGACGGCTTCCTGGACTGGTGGAAGAACTCCCTGATCTACGCCGGTCTGGGCACGCTGTTCACGGTCTGCTCGGCGATCCCCGTCGCCTACGCGCTGGCCAAGTTCCGCTTCCGCGGCCGCCGTACGGCGATGATCCTCGTCATCTCGACGATGATGCTGCCGCCGCAGGTCATCGTGATCCCGATGTACCTGGTGTGGGCCCAGCAGTTCCATCTGTCCGGCACGCTCTGGCCGCTGATCATCCCGATGGCGTTCGGCGACGCGTACTCGATCTTCCTGCTCCGCCAGTTCCTGCTGACGATCCCGAAGGAGTACATCGAGTCGGCGAAGGTCGACGGCTGCGGCGAACTGCGCACCCTGCTGCGGATCGTGGTGCCGATGGCCAAGCCGGGCATCGCCGCCATCGCGCTGTTCCAGTTCTTCTACTGCTGGAACGACTACTTCGGGCCGCAGATCTACGCCGCCCAGAACCCGGCCTCCTGGACGCTGAGTTACGGTCTGGAATCCTTCAAGTCCGCGCACAGCGTCAACTGGAACCTGACGATGGCCGCGACGCTGCTGGTCATGGCGCCGGTCTGCATCGTCTTCTTCTTCGCACAGAAAGCCTTCGTCGAAGGCGTCACCCTCACCGGAGTAAAGGGCTGA
- a CDS encoding ABC transporter substrate-binding protein — MPRWRIPLRAPVALAAAGVLLAGCANPSTGSAEDDPAKPVTLKFWHGWSAPGEVEAINDSIARFEKLHPNIEVRATGNVSDATTNQALRAGGDEAPDVVSSFTTNNVGQYCDSGMWVDLDPFMRKTGLDKEKVFPRSLLDYTSHQGNQCALPLLADAFGMYYNKDAFEEAGISRPPRTMSELVAAAKKLTVRSGDSYERVGFMPNFRLYQNSPDRLFAQWGPAYFDEEGHARLAEEPATYDFFETAKKLRDAQGGYDALERFRTSFGDEMSNQNAFLTGKLAMHLDGEWRGLMLEEAGAGFDWGVAPLPVPDDRPETYGRGYLTGTVVGIAHSSKHQNAAWELVRFLTADTDQVVAFANAIHNVPSTYAALKSPELDVDPAFRTFLGIARNKYSQALPPSNNGGMYVVQLQDFAYSQEAGEVPDLRKGLRRLDELIDADTLQSQN; from the coding sequence ATGCCGCGATGGCGTATACCCCTGCGCGCGCCCGTGGCGCTCGCCGCGGCCGGCGTGCTGCTCGCCGGCTGCGCCAACCCGAGCACCGGCAGCGCCGAGGACGACCCGGCCAAGCCCGTCACGCTGAAGTTCTGGCACGGCTGGTCGGCGCCCGGCGAGGTGGAGGCGATCAACGACTCGATCGCCCGCTTCGAGAAGCTCCACCCGAACATCGAGGTGCGGGCCACCGGCAACGTCAGCGACGCCACCACCAACCAGGCCCTGCGCGCCGGCGGTGACGAGGCACCCGACGTCGTCTCGTCCTTCACCACCAACAACGTCGGCCAGTACTGCGACTCCGGGATGTGGGTCGACCTCGACCCGTTCATGCGCAAGACCGGCCTGGACAAGGAGAAGGTCTTCCCCCGGTCCCTGCTGGACTACACGAGTCACCAGGGCAACCAGTGCGCGCTGCCGCTGCTCGCGGACGCGTTCGGCATGTACTACAACAAGGACGCCTTCGAGGAGGCGGGCATCTCCCGGCCGCCGCGCACCATGTCCGAGTTGGTCGCCGCCGCGAAGAAGCTCACCGTCCGCAGCGGGGACTCCTACGAGCGTGTCGGCTTCATGCCCAACTTCCGCCTCTACCAGAACAGTCCCGACCGGCTGTTCGCCCAGTGGGGCCCGGCCTACTTCGACGAGGAAGGGCACGCGCGGCTCGCCGAGGAGCCGGCCACGTACGACTTCTTCGAGACCGCGAAGAAGCTGCGGGACGCCCAGGGCGGGTACGACGCCCTGGAGAGGTTCCGCACCTCGTTCGGCGACGAGATGTCGAACCAGAACGCCTTCCTGACCGGCAAACTGGCGATGCACCTCGACGGCGAGTGGCGCGGGCTGATGCTGGAGGAGGCCGGGGCCGGCTTCGACTGGGGCGTCGCCCCGCTGCCCGTCCCCGACGACCGGCCCGAGACCTACGGGCGCGGCTACCTCACCGGCACCGTCGTCGGCATCGCGCACAGCAGCAAGCACCAGAACGCCGCGTGGGAACTGGTGCGGTTCCTGACCGCGGACACCGATCAGGTCGTCGCCTTCGCCAACGCCATCCACAACGTGCCGTCCACGTACGCGGCCCTGAAGTCGCCGGAGCTGGACGTCGATCCGGCCTTCCGCACCTTCCTGGGCATCGCGCGGAACAAGTACAGCCAGGCGCTGCCGCCCTCCAACAACGGCGGCATGTACGTCGTGCAGTTGCAGGACTTCGCGTACAGCCAGGAGGCGGGTGAGGTCCCGGATCTGAGGAAGGGGCTGCGACGCCTCGACGAACTCATCGACGCCGACACCCTGCAGTCGCAGAACTGA
- a CDS encoding N-acetylglucosamine kinase, translating into MGMTVLAIDAGNSKTDVAVVTADGRVVGTARGGGFQPPRVGVEPAVDVLADAVGRAFAQAGVGTAGHVSACLANADLPVEERELAAALRARGWAPAVDVRNDTFAVLRAGLLEDAEPRGVAVVCGAGVNCAGMLPDGRTARFPAIGKISGDWGGGGGLAEEALWYAARAEDGRGEATALMRALPAHFGLDSMYALIEALHLGRIPMDRRHELTPVLFATAADGDPVARALVDRMADEVVAMATVALRRLDLLDDEVPVLLGGSVLAARHPQLDDRVARLLRDRAPKATPRVVTERPVLGAALLGLDAIGAPPDAHARARRHFAG; encoded by the coding sequence GTGGGCATGACGGTCCTCGCCATCGACGCGGGCAACAGCAAGACCGACGTCGCGGTGGTGACCGCCGACGGCCGGGTCGTCGGCACGGCCCGCGGCGGCGGCTTCCAGCCGCCCAGGGTGGGCGTCGAGCCCGCGGTGGACGTCCTGGCGGACGCCGTCGGCCGCGCGTTCGCGCAGGCGGGCGTCGGCACGGCCGGCCATGTGTCGGCGTGCCTGGCCAACGCCGACCTGCCGGTGGAGGAGCGGGAACTGGCGGCGGCGCTGCGCGCCCGCGGGTGGGCACCGGCCGTCGACGTCCGCAACGACACCTTCGCGGTGCTGCGGGCGGGTCTGCTGGAGGACGCCGAGCCGCGCGGTGTCGCCGTGGTGTGCGGCGCGGGCGTCAACTGCGCCGGCATGCTGCCGGACGGCCGCACCGCCCGCTTCCCCGCCATCGGGAAGATCTCCGGCGACTGGGGCGGCGGCGGGGGCCTGGCCGAGGAGGCCCTGTGGTACGCGGCACGGGCGGAGGACGGCCGCGGCGAGGCGACGGCCCTGATGCGCGCGCTCCCCGCCCATTTCGGCCTGGACTCCATGTACGCCCTGATCGAGGCGCTGCACCTGGGCAGGATCCCGATGGACCGGCGCCACGAGCTGACCCCGGTCCTCTTCGCCACGGCGGCGGACGGCGATCCGGTGGCCCGTGCCCTGGTCGACCGGATGGCCGACGAGGTGGTGGCGATGGCGACCGTGGCGCTGCGCCGGCTGGACCTCCTCGACGACGAGGTGCCGGTCCTGCTGGGCGGCAGCGTCCTGGCCGCCCGCCACCCGCAGCTCGACGACCGCGTGGCCCGGCTGCTGAGGGACCGGGCGCCGAAGGCGACGCCGCGGGTGGTGACGGAGCGGCCGGTCCTGGGAGCGGCCCTGCTGGGGCTGGACGCGATCGGGGCTCCCCCGGACGCGCACGCGCGGGCGCGCCGCCACTTCGCGGGCTGA
- a CDS encoding FAD-dependent oxidoreductase → METGEDDEVVVVGGGVIGLTTALVLAERGRRVRVWTRDPAERTTSAVAGALWWPYRIEPVALARAWALRSLDVYEELAARPGETGVRMAEGVLGETGLDEAVAWTASRLPGLRAATAEEYRGAGLWARLPLIDMPAHLAWLRGRLEAAGGVVEERAVSDLARVPARVVVNCTGLGARTLVPDPSVRPVRGQLVVVENPGIRTWLVSTGPSAGMAYFFPQPGGLVLGGTAEEDAWSPEPDPATAEAIVRRCAALRPEIAGARILAHRVGLRPAREAVRLEREVRPDGRVVVHNYGHGGAGVTVAWGCAREAAVLAEG, encoded by the coding sequence GTGGAGACCGGAGAGGATGACGAGGTCGTCGTGGTCGGCGGCGGGGTGATCGGGCTGACGACGGCCCTCGTCCTCGCCGAACGGGGCCGGCGGGTACGGGTGTGGACGCGGGATCCCGCGGAACGGACCACCTCGGCGGTCGCGGGCGCGCTGTGGTGGCCGTACCGGATCGAGCCGGTGGCGCTCGCCCGGGCGTGGGCGCTGCGCTCCCTGGACGTGTACGAGGAGCTGGCGGCGCGTCCCGGCGAGACCGGCGTGCGCATGGCCGAAGGGGTGCTGGGCGAGACCGGGCTGGACGAGGCCGTGGCGTGGACGGCGTCCCGGCTGCCCGGTCTGCGGGCGGCGACCGCCGAGGAGTACCGCGGGGCGGGGCTGTGGGCACGGCTGCCGCTCATCGACATGCCGGCCCATCTGGCGTGGCTGCGGGGCCGGCTGGAGGCGGCGGGCGGGGTCGTGGAGGAGCGCGCGGTGTCCGATCTGGCCCGGGTCCCGGCCCGGGTCGTGGTCAACTGCACGGGGCTGGGCGCCCGTACGCTCGTACCGGATCCGTCCGTCCGGCCGGTGCGCGGCCAGTTGGTCGTGGTGGAGAACCCCGGCATCCGCACCTGGCTGGTGTCCACCGGCCCCTCGGCGGGGATGGCGTACTTCTTCCCGCAGCCCGGCGGGCTGGTGCTGGGCGGTACCGCGGAGGAGGACGCCTGGTCGCCGGAGCCGGACCCGGCGACGGCCGAGGCGATCGTCCGGCGGTGCGCGGCGCTGCGGCCCGAGATCGCCGGGGCGCGGATCCTCGCGCACCGGGTGGGTCTGCGGCCGGCCCGGGAGGCCGTGCGCCTGGAGCGCGAGGTGCGGCCGGACGGACGGGTGGTGGTGCACAACTACGGCCATGGCGGCGCGGGCGTGACGGTGGCCTGGGGGTGTGCGCGGGAGGCGGCCGTACTGGCGGAGGGCTGA
- a CDS encoding 6-phospho-beta-glucosidase — translation MKLAVVGGGSTYTPELVDGFARLRDTLPIEELVLVDPAADRLELVGGLARRIFAKQGHPGAVRTTSDVDAGVADADAVLLQLRVGGQAAREQDETWPLECGCVGQETTGAGGLAKALRTVPVVLDIAERVRRTNPDAWIIDFTNPVGIVTRALLGAGHKAVGLCNVAIGFQRKFAKLLGVEPARVHLDHVGLNHLTWERGVRLGGPDGEDVLPRLIGEHGDAIAEDLHMPRALLDRLGVVPSYYLRYYYQHDEVVRELRTRPSRAAQVAQMERELLEMYGDPALDEKPELLAKRGGAFYSEAAVDLAASLLAAGGSPHQVVNTYNNGTLPFLPDDAVIEVQAAVDGRGARPLPVPRLDPLQAGLIAHVTAYEDLALQAALHGGRERVFTALLAHPLVGQYEYAERLTDQLIAHNREHLAWA, via the coding sequence ATGAAGCTCGCTGTGGTCGGCGGAGGATCGACCTACACACCCGAACTCGTCGACGGATTCGCGCGGTTGAGGGACACCCTGCCCATCGAGGAGCTCGTCCTCGTCGACCCGGCCGCCGACCGGCTGGAGCTGGTGGGCGGCCTGGCCCGGCGCATCTTCGCCAAGCAGGGCCACCCGGGCGCCGTCCGCACCACGAGCGATGTGGACGCCGGGGTCGCCGACGCGGACGCGGTGCTGCTGCAACTGCGCGTCGGCGGGCAGGCCGCCCGCGAACAGGACGAGACCTGGCCCCTGGAGTGCGGCTGCGTCGGCCAGGAGACCACGGGCGCCGGCGGCCTCGCCAAGGCGCTGCGCACCGTGCCGGTCGTCCTCGACATCGCCGAGCGGGTGCGCCGCACCAACCCGGACGCCTGGATCATCGACTTCACCAACCCGGTGGGCATCGTGACGCGGGCGCTGCTGGGGGCCGGCCACAAGGCGGTCGGCCTGTGCAACGTCGCCATCGGCTTCCAGCGCAAGTTCGCGAAGCTGCTCGGGGTGGAACCGGCCCGGGTGCACCTCGACCACGTCGGCCTCAACCACCTCACCTGGGAGCGCGGCGTGCGCCTGGGCGGCCCGGACGGCGAGGACGTGCTGCCGCGCCTGATCGGCGAGCACGGCGACGCGATCGCCGAGGACCTGCACATGCCGCGCGCGCTCCTCGACCGCCTCGGCGTCGTCCCCTCGTACTACCTGCGCTACTACTACCAGCACGACGAGGTCGTACGGGAACTGCGCACCAGGCCGTCCCGGGCGGCCCAGGTCGCGCAGATGGAGCGGGAGCTGCTGGAGATGTACGGCGACCCGGCGCTGGACGAGAAGCCGGAGCTGCTGGCCAAGCGGGGCGGTGCCTTCTACAGCGAGGCTGCCGTCGACCTGGCCGCCTCGCTGCTCGCCGCGGGGGGCTCGCCGCACCAGGTGGTGAACACGTACAACAACGGCACGCTGCCCTTCCTCCCCGACGACGCGGTGATCGAGGTGCAGGCGGCCGTGGACGGCCGGGGCGCGCGCCCGCTGCCGGTGCCGCGGCTCGACCCGCTCCAGGCGGGCCTGATCGCCCACGTCACGGCCTACGAGGACCTGGCCCTCCAGGCCGCCCTGCATGGCGGGCGCGAGCGGGTCTTCACGGCGCTGCTCGCCCATCCGCTGGTGGGCCAGTACGAGTACGCCGAGCGGCTCACGGACCAGTTGATCGCGCACAACCGGGAGCATCTCGCGTGGGCATGA